A genomic window from Clostridium aceticum includes:
- a CDS encoding DUF4446 family protein yields MQQILSIIDANSLTFIFTSLVMNLVLVILLVINYNITDNLREKYKRLVKGSSGKNIEGILVDHIERVEGIQEEFKQLNSKLDVLENRMSFSMQKVGIVRYNAFDDVGSDLSYSIALLDGNNNGIIVTGIHSRVETVSYAKPIKDGKSNYHLSVEELQALERAKSNDLDKISIKGSRSSKESE; encoded by the coding sequence ATGCAACAAATTTTGTCAATAATAGATGCCAATTCTTTAACCTTTATATTTACTAGCTTAGTAATGAATTTGGTGTTGGTTATTTTACTGGTAATTAACTATAATATTACTGATAATTTAAGAGAAAAGTATAAGCGCTTAGTCAAGGGTTCTAGTGGTAAAAACATAGAGGGTATATTAGTAGACCATATAGAGAGAGTAGAGGGAATACAAGAAGAGTTTAAACAGTTAAACTCTAAGTTAGATGTGCTGGAAAATCGCATGAGTTTTTCTATGCAGAAAGTAGGAATTGTTCGATATAATGCTTTTGATGACGTAGGAAGTGATTTAAGCTATTCTATTGCTTTGCTGGACGGTAATAATAATGGAATTATTGTCACTGGAATACACAGTAGAGTAGAAACTGTCTCTTATGCAAAACCAATAAAAGATGGAAAGTCTAATTATCATCTTTCCGTTGAAGAGTTACAGGCTTTAGAGAGAGCAAAATCTAATGATCTTGATAAAATAAGTATCAAAGGTAGTAGAAGTAGCAAAGAAAGTGAGTAA
- a CDS encoding aminotransferase class V-fold PLP-dependent enzyme — translation MIYLDNAATSFPKPEAVYEAVIHNMKNFGANPGRSGHKMALEAGRTIFKGREMICKLFNIDDPMQVVFTSNATEALNLAIKGILDQGDHVITTSMEHNSVLRPIKRVENNGVENTIIQCDERGELDPKLIEQAIKSNTKLIVTTHASNVTGTIMPIEEIGKIAKEHGILFLVDAAQTAGIYDINVSSNNIDLLAMAGHKGLMGPQGTGVLYIREGIDVRHFKEGGTGSKSQELVQPLMMPDRYESGTPNTPGIAGLTAGIEFILEEGLDKIRKHEEELTSYFIEGLKEMKKVKIYGQQNAKKQASVVSINIEDEDSSEIGYILDKVFDIGVRPGLHCAPMAHRTIGTLDQGTVRFSFGYFNTKEDINQALEAIKNICEQI, via the coding sequence GTGATTTATTTGGATAATGCTGCTACTTCCTTTCCAAAACCGGAAGCGGTATATGAAGCTGTTATACACAATATGAAAAACTTTGGTGCAAATCCAGGACGATCAGGACATAAGATGGCATTAGAAGCGGGAAGAACCATATTTAAAGGAAGAGAAATGATTTGCAAGTTATTCAATATAGATGATCCAATGCAAGTTGTATTTACCTCCAATGCTACAGAAGCTCTTAATTTAGCTATTAAGGGGATATTAGATCAAGGAGATCATGTAATTACCACCAGTATGGAACATAACTCTGTGTTGAGGCCCATTAAAAGAGTAGAAAATAATGGTGTAGAAAATACCATTATACAATGTGATGAAAGAGGAGAATTAGATCCAAAACTTATAGAGCAGGCTATAAAAAGCAATACAAAGCTTATTGTTACAACCCACGCCTCTAATGTAACAGGAACAATTATGCCTATCGAAGAGATAGGTAAAATAGCTAAAGAGCATGGCATTTTATTTTTAGTAGATGCAGCTCAGACAGCAGGGATATATGATATCAATGTAAGTAGTAACAACATTGATCTATTAGCAATGGCAGGACACAAAGGTTTAATGGGTCCCCAAGGAACAGGAGTACTATATATTAGGGAAGGTATAGACGTAAGACATTTTAAAGAGGGTGGCACAGGAAGTAAGTCTCAAGAACTAGTTCAGCCTCTAATGATGCCGGATCGATATGAAAGCGGTACCCCAAACACTCCAGGTATAGCAGGGCTAACAGCGGGAATTGAATTTATATTAGAAGAAGGCTTGGATAAAATTCGTAAACACGAAGAAGAACTTACCAGCTATTTTATAGAAGGTCTAAAAGAGATGAAAAAAGTAAAGATTTATGGACAACAAAATGCAAAAAAACAAGCATCAGTTGTATCTATCAATATAGAAGATGAGGATTCCTCAGAAATAGGTTATATTTTAGATAAGGTATTTGACATAGGGGTAAGACCAGGCCTTCATTGTGCTCCGATGGCTCATAGAACAATAGGCACCTTAGATCAAGGGACTGTAAGATTTAGTTTTGGTTATTTTAATACAAAAGAAGATATAAACCAGGCTCTTGAAGCGATAAAAAATATATGTGAACAGATATAG
- a CDS encoding ParB/RepB/Spo0J family partition protein, with translation MTKPVKRKGLGKGLQALIPQIDTIQLVEESVQENKVQTISINSIYPNKNQPRKEFNEEALKELAESIERYGLIQPIVVTEREEGFMIIAGERRWRATRIAGLKEIPCIIKKYSEQQLMEVAIIENIQREDLNIIDEGKAYKYLIDKYQVTQDQLAEAVGKSRPYIANILRLLQLDPRIIDMIKEGKLTGGHGRALLSIQDSEKQYEIALKVEAENFNVRQVEELVRAIVEPNKKNKESASKKKDVVLFEIEENLKSFFGTRVTIVNGKKKGKIEIEYYNEEDLERIISLLETSS, from the coding sequence ATGACCAAACCAGTAAAAAGAAAAGGATTAGGTAAAGGATTGCAGGCCCTCATACCCCAAATAGATACGATACAGCTTGTAGAAGAATCGGTTCAAGAGAATAAAGTCCAAACAATAAGTATTAACAGCATATACCCTAATAAAAATCAACCTCGTAAAGAGTTTAATGAAGAAGCATTAAAGGAATTAGCAGAATCTATAGAAAGATATGGGTTAATACAACCTATCGTTGTTACAGAAAGAGAAGAAGGGTTTATGATTATCGCTGGTGAAAGGCGATGGAGGGCTACTAGAATTGCGGGACTAAAAGAAATACCCTGCATTATAAAAAAATATAGTGAACAACAGCTAATGGAAGTTGCCATTATAGAAAACATCCAAAGGGAAGATCTTAATATTATTGATGAGGGAAAGGCATACAAGTACTTAATTGATAAATATCAAGTGACACAAGATCAACTGGCAGAAGCAGTTGGTAAAAGCAGACCCTACATAGCCAATATTTTACGATTATTACAGTTAGACCCTAGGATCATAGACATGATTAAGGAAGGCAAACTTACAGGAGGCCACGGAAGAGCTCTTCTAAGTATTCAGGACTCAGAAAAACAATATGAAATTGCTTTGAAAGTAGAAGCGGAGAATTTTAATGTTCGACAAGTAGAGGAACTGGTAAGGGCGATTGTTGAACCTAATAAGAAAAATAAAGAATCAGCTAGTAAGAAGAAGGATGTTGTTCTCTTTGAAATAGAAGAAAATTTAAAAAGTTTTTTTGGAACAAGAGTTACTATTGTAAATGGAAAAAAGAAGGGTAAGATTGAAATTGAATATTACAATGAAGAAGATTTAGAAAGAATAATAAGTTTATTGGAAACAAGCAGTTAA
- a CDS encoding ParA family protein, whose translation MAKIIAIFNQKGGVGKTTTNVNLSACIADKGKRVCVIDIDPQGNSTSGFGVDKDQLEYSIYDVMLNEVDIKKVIIKTEYSNIDLIPSSSELAGAEIELVSTKERETILKRAIHTIKDNYDYIFIDCPPSLGLLTINSLSAVNSVLIPIQCEYYALEGVSQLMNTIQLVKSSLNSELEIQGVVLSMFDGRTNLSIQVVDEVKNYFKGKVYTTIIPRNVRLAEAPSHGQPVIYYDKKSKGAEAYLELAEEFIELEEDVI comes from the coding sequence ATGGCTAAAATAATAGCAATCTTTAATCAAAAAGGAGGCGTAGGTAAGACTACCACAAACGTCAATCTTAGTGCTTGTATAGCTGATAAAGGTAAACGAGTATGTGTCATAGATATTGATCCTCAAGGTAATAGTACCAGTGGCTTTGGTGTAGATAAAGACCAGTTGGAATATAGTATTTATGATGTTATGTTAAATGAAGTAGATATAAAGAAGGTTATTATAAAAACAGAGTACAGCAATATAGACTTAATACCCTCTAGTAGTGAACTAGCAGGAGCGGAAATAGAACTGGTTTCCACAAAGGAAAGAGAGACAATTTTAAAAAGGGCTATTCATACAATTAAAGATAATTATGACTATATCTTTATAGACTGTCCCCCTTCCTTAGGACTACTAACAATTAACTCTTTGTCTGCAGTAAATAGTGTACTTATACCTATTCAATGTGAATACTATGCTCTTGAAGGAGTAAGCCAACTGATGAATACGATACAGCTAGTCAAAAGTAGTTTGAATTCAGAGTTAGAAATTCAAGGGGTGGTTTTAAGTATGTTTGATGGTAGAACAAATCTATCTATACAGGTAGTAGATGAAGTAAAAAACTATTTTAAAGGAAAAGTATATACCACAATTATACCTAGAAATGTAAGGCTTGCTGAGGCTCCTAGTCATGGACAACCAGTTATTTACTATGATAAAAAATCTAAGGGGGCAGAGGCTTACTTAGAATTAGCGGAAGAATTTATAGAATTAGAAGAGGATGTGATTTAA
- a CDS encoding TMEM165/GDT1 family protein, producing MLRMIMTTFFIVFIAELGDKTQLQTMLLATQCKSIWPVFIGASLALILSSLIGVCAGAFLTKYIPTHYLQTAAGVAFVVIGVLTLTGKI from the coding sequence ATGTTACGTATGATTATGACAACTTTTTTTATTGTATTTATTGCGGAGCTAGGAGATAAGACCCAACTCCAAACAATGTTGTTGGCAACACAGTGTAAGTCTATATGGCCAGTATTTATAGGAGCATCTTTAGCTCTAATTCTTAGCTCTCTTATAGGGGTTTGTGCTGGAGCATTTCTTACGAAATATATTCCTACCCACTATCTACAAACAGCTGCTGGTGTGGCTTTTGTTGTTATAGGTGTTCTTACTTTAACAGGAAAAATTTAA
- the noc gene encoding nucleoid occlusion protein, protein MSVTERKVLEICIDSVISNPYQPRKTFSQASLQELSQSIKAYGVLQPISVRQIGEGKYELIAGERRVKAAKLANLKTIPAIVNNHFNDKDSAILAIIENLQREDLNFIEEAEGYFNLIEDHGLTQQELALCVGKNQSTIANKLRILRLREDIKRKLLENNLTERHARALLKLPDDELRTLVLEKVIKNDYNVKKTEELIQNMLEEITAAEEPKRQQKIKSFMNYKIYINTIKQAYDAIKDKQEKAEFKQVDKGDFIEVTVKIPKG, encoded by the coding sequence ATGAGTGTTACTGAAAGAAAAGTTCTAGAGATATGTATCGATTCTGTTATTTCCAACCCTTATCAACCTAGAAAAACTTTTTCTCAGGCAAGTTTACAAGAACTGAGTCAATCTATAAAAGCGTATGGAGTACTACAACCTATAAGTGTACGGCAAATAGGGGAAGGAAAGTATGAATTAATAGCTGGAGAGCGAAGAGTAAAGGCGGCAAAATTGGCTAACCTAAAAACAATACCTGCTATTGTTAACAATCATTTTAACGACAAAGATTCCGCTATTTTAGCTATTATAGAAAATCTTCAAAGGGAAGATTTGAATTTTATAGAAGAGGCTGAAGGATACTTTAATTTAATTGAAGATCATGGATTGACGCAACAGGAGTTGGCGCTATGTGTAGGCAAAAACCAATCTACTATTGCTAATAAACTAAGGATTCTTCGGTTGAGGGAAGATATTAAGCGAAAATTACTAGAAAACAATTTAACAGAGAGACATGCTAGAGCTTTACTAAAGCTTCCTGATGATGAATTAAGAACTTTAGTTTTAGAAAAAGTAATAAAAAACGACTATAACGTTAAAAAAACGGAAGAACTTATACAGAATATGCTGGAGGAAATAACAGCAGCAGAAGAACCTAAAAGACAACAAAAGATTAAAAGTTTTATGAACTATAAAATATATATTAATACAATTAAACAAGCCTACGATGCTATTAAAGATAAGCAAGAGAAGGCTGAATTTAAGCAGGTGGATAAGGGAGATTTTATAGAGGTAACGGTTAAAATACCAAAGGGATAA
- the rsmG gene encoding 16S rRNA (guanine(527)-N(7))-methyltransferase RsmG, with the protein MTLATLLKEGSKELGIELSEKQIDQLLTYKDILLEWNKKMNLTAIEDEQEVIIKHFLDSISCIKVQQLKNNGKAIDVGTGAGFPGIPLKVIFPQLKVTLLDSLNKRINFLKEVCLQLELEDMEFVHGRAEDFGQDKGHREVYDYAVARAVAPLNILVEYCLPFVKVGGFFVCQKGKALDEELLEGKRAIEVLGGKVVDQQHITLPFSDITHSILVIEKIKQIPTKYPRKAGKPSKNPL; encoded by the coding sequence ATGACATTAGCAACATTATTAAAAGAAGGAAGCAAGGAATTAGGAATAGAACTTAGTGAAAAACAAATAGATCAGTTGTTAACATATAAAGATATTCTATTAGAATGGAATAAAAAAATGAATTTAACAGCGATTGAAGATGAGCAGGAAGTGATTATAAAACATTTTTTAGATTCTATATCCTGTATAAAAGTCCAACAACTAAAGAATAACGGAAAAGCAATAGATGTAGGTACTGGAGCAGGGTTTCCTGGTATTCCTTTAAAGGTAATTTTTCCTCAATTGAAAGTAACACTACTAGACTCTTTAAACAAGAGGATTAACTTTTTGAAAGAAGTATGCCTTCAACTAGAACTTGAAGATATGGAATTTGTTCATGGTAGAGCTGAGGATTTTGGTCAGGACAAAGGCCATAGAGAAGTTTATGATTATGCAGTGGCTAGAGCAGTAGCTCCTTTAAATATTCTAGTAGAATATTGTTTACCTTTTGTAAAAGTAGGAGGCTTCTTTGTTTGTCAAAAAGGTAAAGCTTTGGATGAAGAGTTACTTGAAGGAAAAAGAGCGATTGAAGTTTTAGGAGGTAAAGTAGTAGATCAACAACATATAACATTACCTTTTAGTGATATAACCCATAGTATTTTGGTAATAGAGAAAATAAAACAAATTCCAACAAAATATCCTAGAAAGGCTGGTAAACCTTCAAAAAACCCTCTTTAA
- the mnmG gene encoding tRNA uridine-5-carboxymethylaminomethyl(34) synthesis enzyme MnmG — protein sequence MQYDAGSYDVIVVGAGHAGCEAALATSRMKKQTLMLTTTLDAIAMMPCNPSIGGTGKGHLVREIDALGGEMGINIDKSFIQSKMLNTAKGPAVHSLRAQADKLKYHVEMKKTIENQESLEVRQAEVVDLIVEDGQVKGVVTRTGAVYYSKAVILATGVYLRSKVYMGEVNYESGPNGLFPAKYLSEKLVALGCNMRRFKTGTPARIHKDSIDFSKMDIHAGDKEVVPFSFLNSKLEIDQHPCWLTRTTAETQRVITENINRSAMYRGDMESIGPRYCPSIEDKIVRFHDKPSHQLFIEPEGLDTKEMYIQGMSTSLPEEIQQQMIRTVIGLENAKIMRPAYAIEYDCIDPTQLKPSLETKHIQYLFCAGQFNGSSGYEEAAAQGLMAGMNATLKIEEKDPLILDRSEAYIGVLIDDLVTKGTNEPYRMMTSRAEYRLILRQDNADLRLTPKGYEAGLVTEERYERYLNKKQQIESEMQRLKTTVVSPDKANPLLETLGSSLIKTGISLYDLLKRPEVSYETISAIDFHRNEEILKDVVKQCEVVIKYEGYIDKQLKQIDQFKKLENKRLTEDINYSEIDGLRLEARQKLNAIKPLSVGQASRISGVSPADISVLLVYLEQRRRQRGDGE from the coding sequence AACCTTAGATGCGATTGCCATGATGCCTTGTAATCCATCCATCGGAGGAACTGGTAAAGGGCACCTGGTAAGGGAAATTGATGCACTAGGAGGAGAAATGGGCATCAATATAGATAAGTCTTTTATTCAAAGTAAGATGTTAAATACCGCAAAGGGACCAGCAGTACATTCTTTAAGAGCTCAAGCAGATAAATTGAAATATCATGTGGAAATGAAAAAAACCATAGAAAATCAAGAGAGCTTAGAAGTAAGGCAAGCTGAAGTTGTAGATTTAATTGTAGAAGATGGTCAGGTAAAGGGTGTTGTTACTAGAACAGGGGCTGTATACTACAGTAAAGCTGTTATTTTAGCAACAGGTGTTTATCTTAGAAGTAAAGTTTATATGGGTGAAGTAAATTATGAGTCTGGTCCCAATGGTTTATTTCCCGCGAAATATCTTTCAGAAAAATTAGTAGCTTTAGGATGTAATATGAGAAGGTTTAAAACAGGAACCCCTGCAAGAATACATAAAGATAGTATTGATTTTTCCAAAATGGATATTCATGCTGGAGATAAAGAAGTGGTGCCTTTTTCCTTTTTGAACAGTAAGTTAGAGATCGATCAACATCCATGCTGGTTAACAAGAACCACAGCAGAAACTCAAAGGGTAATTACAGAAAATATTAATCGTTCTGCTATGTATAGGGGGGATATGGAGAGTATAGGTCCTAGATATTGTCCTTCGATAGAAGATAAAATTGTTCGGTTCCATGATAAACCTTCTCACCAACTTTTTATTGAGCCAGAAGGACTTGATACAAAAGAAATGTATATTCAGGGGATGTCTACCAGTTTGCCGGAGGAAATTCAGCAACAAATGATTAGAACAGTAATAGGTTTAGAAAATGCCAAAATCATGCGACCAGCATATGCTATTGAGTATGACTGTATTGATCCTACACAATTAAAACCTTCACTAGAGACTAAGCATATTCAATACTTATTTTGTGCTGGGCAGTTTAATGGCTCATCTGGATATGAGGAAGCAGCAGCCCAAGGCTTGATGGCAGGGATGAATGCTACCTTAAAAATTGAAGAAAAAGATCCTCTTATACTAGATCGGTCAGAAGCTTATATTGGTGTGTTGATTGATGATTTAGTTACAAAGGGAACCAATGAACCCTATCGTATGATGACCTCAAGAGCAGAGTATAGACTAATATTAAGACAGGATAACGCCGATTTAAGATTGACGCCTAAGGGTTATGAGGCAGGGCTGGTTACAGAAGAAAGATATGAAAGATATTTAAATAAAAAACAACAAATAGAGTCGGAAATGCAGCGATTAAAAACAACAGTTGTTTCACCCGATAAGGCCAATCCTCTACTGGAGACTTTAGGTAGTTCTCTTATAAAGACAGGGATTTCTCTTTATGATTTATTAAAAAGACCAGAGGTTTCTTATGAAACAATATCTGCTATCGATTTTCATAGAAACGAAGAAATATTGAAGGACGTAGTAAAACAGTGTGAAGTTGTTATAAAATACGAAGGTTATATCGATAAGCAACTGAAACAAATTGATCAGTTCAAAAAATTAGAAAATAAAAGACTTACTGAAGACATTAATTATAGCGAGATAGATGGACTAAGGCTAGAGGCAAGGCAAAAACTTAATGCTATTAAACCTCTTTCAGTTGGACAGGCTTCTAGAATCTCTGGTGTTTCACCAGCTGATATTTCTGTTTTGTTGGTCTACTTAGAGCAAAGAAGAAGGCAAAGAGGGGATGGGGAGTAA